A genomic segment from Glycine soja cultivar W05 chromosome 20, ASM419377v2, whole genome shotgun sequence encodes:
- the LOC114403608 gene encoding uncharacterized protein LOC114403608 isoform X2: MPPEPLPWDRKDFFKERKHERSESLGSVARWRDSSHHRDFNRWGSAEFRRPPGHGKQGGWHLFSEESGHGYAISRSSSDKMLEDDSRPSFSRGDGKYGRSSRENRGGPFGQRDWRGHSWEPSNGSISFPRRQQDVNNDHRSIDDALAYSPHPHSDFGNAWDQHHLKDQHDKMGGVNDFGAGPRCDRENSLGDWKPLKWTRSGSLSSRGSGFSHSSSSRSMGGADSHEAKAELLPKSVAVNESHSGEAAACATSSVPSEDTTSRKKPRLGWGEGLAKYEKKKVEVPEASANKDGPVLSTSNTEPCNLLSPSLVDKSPKVIGFSECASPATPSSVACSSSPGMDDKLFGKTANVDNDVSNLTGSPAPVSENHFARFSFNLEKFDIDSLNNLGSSIIELVQSDDPTSLDSGPMRSNAINKLLIWKADISKVLEMTESEIDLLENELKSLKSESGETCPCSCPVALGSQMVGGDEKYGEEHVGVSDQVIRPLPLKVVDDPNTEKMPLSTNLHSIHENGKEEDIDSPGTATSKFVEPLPLIKAVSCDTRGYDNFSRDLDAVQSTAVKCLVPCTTRKEASVSTFVDGNTSMALKDSMDILYKTIISSNKESANRASEVFDKLLPKDCCKIEKMEASSDTCTHTFIMEKFAEKKRFARFKERVIALKFRALHHLWKEDMRLLSIRKCRPKSHKKNELSVRSTCNGIQKNRLSIRSRFPFPAGNQLSLVPTSEIINFTSKLLSESQVKVQSNTLKMPALILDEKEKMISKFVSSNGLVEDPLAIEKERAMINPWTPEEREVFLEKFAAFGKDFRKIASFLDHKTAADCVEFYYKNHKSDCFEKIKKQDGCKLGKSYSAKTDLIASGKKWNRELSASSLDILSAASLMADGIAGNKKLRTGSSLLGGYGKVKTSRGEDFIEKSSSFDILGDERETAAAADVLAGICGSLSSEAMSSCITSSVDPVEGNRDRKFLKVNPLCKPPMTPDVTQDVDDETCSDESCGEMDPTDWTDDEKTAFLQAVSSFGKDFAKIARCVGTRSQEQCKVFFSKGRKCLGLDLMRPIPENVGSPVNDDANGGESDTDDACVVETGSVVGTDKSGTKTDEDLPLYGTNTYHDESHPVEARNLSAELNESKEIIGTEVDLEDANVTSGAYQINIDSEQGCDGSEVFLCVSNKSGSVGEQAGIIMSDSTEVGKDKANKLGGAATELISAPDSSEPCESNSVAEDRMVVSEVSSGGLGNELERYRVSATLCVDDRDNKYEADSGVIVDLKSSVHDLSTMVNSSLSSLGTSCSGLSFCSENKHVPLGKPHVSALSMDDLLATSNSLLQNTVAVDVQCEKTASQDQMSSTCDIQGGRDMHCQNSISNAGHQLPITGNLSDHVDAVSILQGYPFQVPLKKEMNGDMNCSSSATELPFLPHKIEQDDDHIKTFQSSDSDKTSRNGDVKLFGKILTNPSTTQKPNVGAKGSEENGTHHPKLSSKSSNLKFTGHHSADGNLKILKFDHNDYVGLENVLENVPMRSYGYWDGNRIQTGLSTLPDSAILLAKYPAAFSNYPTSSAKLEQPSLQTYSKNNERLLNGAPTLTTTRDINGSNAVIDYQVFRRDGPKVQPFMVDVKHCQDVFSEMQRRNGFEAISSLQQQSRGVMGMNGVGRPGILVGGSCSGVSDPVAAIKMHYSNSDKYGGQTGSIAREDESWGGKGD, translated from the exons ATGCCGCCTGAACCATTGCCTTGGGATCGAAAGGACTTCTTCAAGGAGAGGAAGCACGAGAGGTCCGAGTCGCTTGGGTCTGTCGCCAGATGGAGGGATTCCTCGCACCACCGCGACTTCAACCGCTGGGGATCCGCCGAGTTTCGCCGACCGCCAG GTCATGGTAAGCAGGGTGGTTGGCACCTGTTTTCCGAGGAATCTGGTCATGGGTATGCGATTTCTCGGTCCAGCAGCGACAAGATGCTGGAAGATGATAGTCGGCCGTCGTTCTCGCGGGGTGATGGGAAGTATGGCAGGAGCAGTAGGGAAAATAGAGGAGGGCCCTTTGGTCAGAGAGATTGGCGAGGGCATTCATGGGAGCCCAGCAATGGTTCTATTAGTTTTCCCAGGAGGCAGCAGGATGTGAACAATGACCATAGGTCAATAGATGATGCCCTAGCGTATTCCCCTCATCCACATTCTGATTTCGGGAACGCTTGGGATCAGCACCACTTGAAAGACCAGCATGATAAGATGGGTGGTGTCAATGATTTCGGAGCTGGCCCAAGATGTGATAGAGAGAACTCTCTGGGTGACTGGAAGCCACTTAAATGGACCCGCTCTGGAAGTTTGTCATCTCGAGGCTCAGGTTTTAGCCACTCAAGTAGCTCAAGGAGCATGGGAGGAGCAGATTCCCATGAAGCGAAGGCCGAGTTGCTACCCAAAAGTGTGGCTGTTAATGAGTCGCATTCAGGGGAAGCAGCTGCTTGTGCCACATCTTCTGTGCCATCTGAGGATACAACTTCTAGAAAAAAGCCTAGGCTGGGTTGGGGGGAGGGACTTGCAAAGTATGAGAAGAAGAAAGTCGAGGTGCCTGAAGCAAGTGCAAACAAAGATGGTCCTGTCTTGTCTACTAGCAACACAGAACCTTGTAATCTCCTCAGTCCCAGCTTAGTTGATAAAAGCCCAAAAGTTATAGGATTCTCAGAATGTGCATCTCCTGCAACTCCATCTTCTGTTGCCTGCAGTTCCTCACCTG GTATGGATGATAAATTATTTGGGAAGACCGCAAATGTGGACAATGATGTTAGTAATTTGACTGGTTCACCTGCTCCTGTgtctgaaaatcattttgcgAGGTTTTCTTTTAACTTAGAGAAATTTGATATCGACTCCTTGAATAATTTGGGTTCTTCAATTATTGAGTTGGTACAATCTGATGATCCAACTTCTCTGGATTCTGGTCCAATGAGGTCCAATGCAATTAACAAGTTACTGATATGGAAAGCTGACATTTCAAAGGTGTTGGAGATGACTGAATCTGAAATAGATTTACTTGAAAATGAACTGAAGTCACTAAAATCTGAATCTGGGGAAACATGCCCTTGTTCATGTCCAGTAGCCTTGGGCTCCCAGATGGTAGGTGGTGATGAAAAATACGGTGAAGAACATGTTGGAGTCTCTGATCAGGTCATCCGGCCATTACCGCTGAAAGTTGTTGATGATCCCAATACGGAGAAGATGCCCCTTTCAACTAACTTACATAGTATTCATGAAAATGGCAAGGAAGAGGACATTGATAGTCCTGGGACAGCTACTTCTAAATTTGTTGAGCCTTTGCCTTTAATTAAAGCAGTTTCTTGTGATACCAGGGGATATGATAACTTCTCCAGGGACTTGGATGCTGTTCAGTCTACAGCTGTGAAATGCCTAGTTCCCTGTACTACTAGGAAAGAAGCTAGTGTGTCTACTTTTGTTGATGGCAATACTTCTATGGCGCTAAAGGATAGCAtggatattttatataaaacaattatttcttCCAATAAAGAATCCGCCAACAGAGCTAGTGAGGTATTTGATAAGTTATTGCCCAAAGATTGTTGCAAGATTGAGAAGATGGAGGCAAGCAGTGACACATGCACTCATACCTTCATCATGGAAAAATTTGCTGAGAAAAAGCGGTTTGCAAGATTTAAGGAGAGAGTTATTGCACTTAAGTTCAGAGCCTTGCATCACCTATGGAAAGAAGATATGCGCTTACTGTCTATCAGGAAATGCCGACCAAAatctcacaaaaaaaatgaactaagtGTGCGATCTACCTGTAATGGTATCCAGAAGAATCGATTGTCCATTCGATCACGTTTTCCCTTTCCTG CAGGAAATCAACTAAGCTTGGTTCCAACATCagagataattaattttacaagcAAACTGCTTTCAGAATCCCAAGTTAAAGTGCAGAGTAACACCCTGAAAATGCCGGCATTAATTTTGGATGAAAAAGAGAAGATGATTTCCAAGTTTGTATCCAGTAATGGGCTGGTTGAAGATCCCTTGGCTATTGAGAAAGAAAGGGCTATGATCAATCCTTGGACCCCAGAAGAGAGAGAAGTTTTCTTGGAGAAATTTGCTGCCTTTGGAAAAGATTTTCGGAAAATTGCTTCTTTTCTTGACCACAAGACAGCGGCTGACTGTGTTGAATTCTACTacaaaaatcataaatctgATTGTTTTGAGAAAATTAAGAAGCAAGATGGTTGTAAGCTTGGGAAGTCATATTCAGCAAAAACTGACTTGATTGCATCAGGTAAAAAATGGAACCGTGAATTGAGTGCTTCTTCGCTTGATATTTTGAGTGCAGCATCATTGATGGCAGATGGCATTGCAGGTAACAAAAAATTGCGTACAGGAAGCTCACTTTTGGGTGGATATGGTAAAGTGAAGACATCAAGGGGTGAGGACTTCATAGAGAAATCAAGTAGTTTTGACATTCTTGGGGATGAAAGAGAAACTGCTGCTGCAGCTGATGTATTGGCTGGTATATGTGGTTCTCTTTCATCCGAGGCTATGAGTTCCTGCATAACAAGTTCAGTTGATCCTGTAGAAGGTAACAGGGATAGGAAGTTCCTGAAAGTAAACCCTTTATGCAAACCACCCATGACACCTGATGTTACTCAAGATGTTGATGATGAGACTTGCTCAGATGAGAGCTGTGGTGAAATGGATCCTACAGATTGGACTGATGATGAGAAGACTGCTTTTCTTCAGGCTGTATCATCCTTTGGGAAGGATTTTGCCAAGATAGCACGGTGTGTTGGGACAAGGTCCCAAGAACAGTGCAAAGTTTTCTTTAGCAAGGGCCGGAAATGCCTTGGATTAGATCTCATGCGCCCAATACCTGAGAATGTTGGATCCCCGGTTAATGATGATGCAAATGGGGGTGAGAGTGACACAGATGATGCATGTGTTGTTGAGACAGGCTCGGTGGTTGGAACTGATAAGTCAGGCACTAAAACAGATGAGGACCTGCCTTTGTATGGCACAAACACATACCATGATGAATCCCATCCTGTGGAAGCTAGGAACCTGTCAGCTGAATTAAATGAATCAAAGGAAATTATTGGGACAGAAGTAGATCTTGAAGATGCAAATGTCACTTCTGGTGCTTATCAAATCAATATTGATTCTGAACAGGGCTGTGATGGTAGTGAAGTTTTCTTGTGTGTTTCTAACAAGTCTGGATCTGTTGGTGAACAAGCAGGTATAATTATGTCAGATAGCACAGAAGTTGGAAAAGATAAAGCAAATAAATTGGGAGGTGCAGCTACAGAATTAATTTCTGCTCCAGATTCAAGTGAACCATGCGAGAGTAATTCTGTTGCTGAGGATAGAATGGTCGTTTCCGAGGTTTCTTCTGGTGGTCTTGGAAATGAATTGGAGAGGTATAGAGTGTCTGCTACCCTATGTGTTGATGATAGAGATAATAAATATGAAGCTGATTCAGGTGTTATAGTTGATTTGAAAAGCTCTGTGCATGATTTAAGCACTATGGTAAATTCTTCACTCTCATCTTTGGGCACTTCTTGTTCAGGATTGagtttttgttctgaaaataagCATGTGCCCCTTGGAAAGCCTCATGTCTCTGCATTGTCTATGGACGATCTTCTTGCAACTTCAAACTCATTGTTGCAAAATACAGTTGCTGTTGATGTTCAATGTGAGAAAACAGCTAGCCAAGATCAAATGTCCTCTACTTGTGATATTCAGGGAGGTAGAGATATGCACTGTCAGAATTCCATTAGCAATGCTGGCCATCAGCTCCCTATTACTGGGAATTTATCAGACCATGTTGATGCTGTTAGCATTCTCCAGGGATATCCCTTTCAAGTTCCTttgaagaaagaaatgaatGGCGATATGAATTGCAGCAGTTCAGCAACTGAATTGCCTTTTCTGCCCCATAAGATTGAACAGGATGATGATCATATCAAAACATTCCAGTCGTCAGATTCAGATAAAACATCCAGAAATGGTGATGTGAAACTGTTTGGGAAGATACTAACCAATCCTTCAACCACACAGAAACCTAATGTGGGTGCTAAAGGGAGTGAAGAAAATGGCACCCATCATCCTAAGTTAAGCAGCAAGTCTTCTAATCTGAAATTTACTGGCCATCATAGTGCTGAtggaaatttgaaaattttgaagtttGACCATAATGATTATGTTGGCCTTGAAAATGTTCTTGAAAATGTTCCCATGAGGAGTTATGGTTATTGGGATGGGAACCGAATACAGACTGGTCTCTCGACATTGCCTGATTCTGCCATCTTGCTAGCAAAGTATCCTGCTGCCTTCAGTAATTATCCCACATCTTCTGCCAAATTGGAGCAACCATCATTGCAGACATATTCCAAGAATAATGAACGGCTCCTGAATGGTGCACCCACTTTGACGACAACTAGAGACATCAATGGCAGCAATGCTGTGATTGATTATCAGGTGTTTAGAAGGGATGGTCCAAAAGTGCAACCATTTATGGTAGATGTCAAGCACTGCCAAGATGTATTCTCTGAGATGCAGAGAAGAAATGGATTCGAAGCAATCTCAAGTTTACAGCAGCAGAGCAGGGGAGTGATGGGAATGAATGGTGTTGGAAGACCGGGGATTCTTGTGGGAGGATCGTGCAGTGGGGTCTCAGATCCTGTGGCTGCAATCAAAATGCATTATTCCAATTCTGACAAGTATGGTGGTCAGACTGGGAGTATTGCAAGAGAGGATGAATCATGGGGAGGGAAAGGGGATTGA
- the LOC114403608 gene encoding uncharacterized protein LOC114403608 isoform X5, with product MPPEPLPWDRKDFFKERKHERSESLGSVARWRDSSHHRDFNRWGSAEFRRPPGHGKQGGWHLFSEESGHGYAISRSSSDKMLEDDSRPSFSRGDGKYGRSSRENRGGPFGQRDWRGHSWEPSNGSISFPRRQQDVNNDHRSIDDALAYSPHPHSDFGNAWDQHHLKDQHDKMGGVNDFGAGPRCDRENSLGDWKPLKWTRSGSLSSRGSGFSHSSSSRSMGGADSHEAKAELLPKSVAVNESHSGEAAACATSSVPSEDTTSRKKPRLGWGEGLAKYEKKKVEVPEASANKDGPVLSTSNTEPCNLLSPSLVDKSPKVIGFSECASPATPSSVACSSSPGMDDKLFGKTANVDNDVSNLTGSPAPVSENHFARFSFNLEKFDIDSLNNLGSSIIELVQSDDPTSLDSGPMRSNAINKLLIWKADISKVLEMTESEIDLLENELKSLKSESGETCPCSCPVALGSQMVGGDEKYGEEHVGVSDQVIRPLPLKVVDDPNTEKMPLSTNLHSIHENGKEEDIDSPGTATSKFVEPLPLIKAVSCDTRGYDNFSRDLDAVQSTAVKCLVPCTTRKEASVSTFVDGNTSMALKDSMDILYKTIISSNKESANRASEVFDKLLPKDCCKIEKMEASSDTCTHTFIMEKFAEKKRFARFKERVIALKFRALHHLWKEDMRLLSIRKCRPKSHKKNELSVRSTCNGIQKNRLSIRSRFPFPAGNQLSLVPTSEIINFTSKLLSESQVKVQSNTLKMPALILDEKEKMISKFVSSNGLVEDPLAIEKERAMINPWTPEEREVFLEKFAAFGKDFRKIASFLDHKTAADCVEFYYKNHKSDCFEKIKKQDGCKLGKSYSAKTDLIASGNKKLRTGSSLLGGYGKVKTSRGEDFIEKSSSFDILGDERETAAAADVLAGICGSLSSEAMSSCITSSVDPVEGNRDRKFLKVNPLCKPPMTPDVTQDVDDETCSDESCGEMDPTDWTDDEKTAFLQAVSSFGKDFAKIARCVGTRSQEQCKVFFSKGRKCLGLDLMRPIPENVGSPVNDDANGGESDTDDACVVETGSVVGTDKSGTKTDEDLPLYGTNTYHDESHPVEARNLSAELNESKEIIGTEVDLEDANVTSGAYQINIDSEQGCDGSEVFLCVSNKSGSVGEQAGIIMSDSTEVGKDKANKLGGAATELISAPDSSEPCESNSVAEDRMVVSEVSSGGLGNELERYRVSATLCVDDRDNKYEADSGVIVDLKSSVHDLSTMVNSSLSSLGTSCSGLSFCSENKHVPLGKPHVSALSMDDLLATSNSLLQNTVAVDVQCEKTASQDQMSSTCDIQGGRDMHCQNSISNAGHQLPITGNLSDHVDAVSILQGYPFQVPLKKEMNGDMNCSSSATELPFLPHKIEQDDDHIKTFQSSDSDKTSRNGDVKLFGKILTNPSTTQKPNVGAKGSEENGTHHPKLSSKSSNLKFTGHHSADGNLKILKFDHNDYVGLENVLENVPMRSYGYWDGNRIQTGLSTLPDSAILLAKYPAAFSNYPTSSAKLEQPSLQTYSKNNERLLNGAPTLTTTRDINGSNAVIDYQVFRRDGPKVQPFMVDVKHCQDVFSEMQRRNGFEAISSLQQQSRGVMGMNGVGRPGILVGGSCSGVSDPVAAIKMHYSNSDKYGGQTGSIAREDESWGGKGD from the exons ATGCCGCCTGAACCATTGCCTTGGGATCGAAAGGACTTCTTCAAGGAGAGGAAGCACGAGAGGTCCGAGTCGCTTGGGTCTGTCGCCAGATGGAGGGATTCCTCGCACCACCGCGACTTCAACCGCTGGGGATCCGCCGAGTTTCGCCGACCGCCAG GTCATGGTAAGCAGGGTGGTTGGCACCTGTTTTCCGAGGAATCTGGTCATGGGTATGCGATTTCTCGGTCCAGCAGCGACAAGATGCTGGAAGATGATAGTCGGCCGTCGTTCTCGCGGGGTGATGGGAAGTATGGCAGGAGCAGTAGGGAAAATAGAGGAGGGCCCTTTGGTCAGAGAGATTGGCGAGGGCATTCATGGGAGCCCAGCAATGGTTCTATTAGTTTTCCCAGGAGGCAGCAGGATGTGAACAATGACCATAGGTCAATAGATGATGCCCTAGCGTATTCCCCTCATCCACATTCTGATTTCGGGAACGCTTGGGATCAGCACCACTTGAAAGACCAGCATGATAAGATGGGTGGTGTCAATGATTTCGGAGCTGGCCCAAGATGTGATAGAGAGAACTCTCTGGGTGACTGGAAGCCACTTAAATGGACCCGCTCTGGAAGTTTGTCATCTCGAGGCTCAGGTTTTAGCCACTCAAGTAGCTCAAGGAGCATGGGAGGAGCAGATTCCCATGAAGCGAAGGCCGAGTTGCTACCCAAAAGTGTGGCTGTTAATGAGTCGCATTCAGGGGAAGCAGCTGCTTGTGCCACATCTTCTGTGCCATCTGAGGATACAACTTCTAGAAAAAAGCCTAGGCTGGGTTGGGGGGAGGGACTTGCAAAGTATGAGAAGAAGAAAGTCGAGGTGCCTGAAGCAAGTGCAAACAAAGATGGTCCTGTCTTGTCTACTAGCAACACAGAACCTTGTAATCTCCTCAGTCCCAGCTTAGTTGATAAAAGCCCAAAAGTTATAGGATTCTCAGAATGTGCATCTCCTGCAACTCCATCTTCTGTTGCCTGCAGTTCCTCACCTG GTATGGATGATAAATTATTTGGGAAGACCGCAAATGTGGACAATGATGTTAGTAATTTGACTGGTTCACCTGCTCCTGTgtctgaaaatcattttgcgAGGTTTTCTTTTAACTTAGAGAAATTTGATATCGACTCCTTGAATAATTTGGGTTCTTCAATTATTGAGTTGGTACAATCTGATGATCCAACTTCTCTGGATTCTGGTCCAATGAGGTCCAATGCAATTAACAAGTTACTGATATGGAAAGCTGACATTTCAAAGGTGTTGGAGATGACTGAATCTGAAATAGATTTACTTGAAAATGAACTGAAGTCACTAAAATCTGAATCTGGGGAAACATGCCCTTGTTCATGTCCAGTAGCCTTGGGCTCCCAGATGGTAGGTGGTGATGAAAAATACGGTGAAGAACATGTTGGAGTCTCTGATCAGGTCATCCGGCCATTACCGCTGAAAGTTGTTGATGATCCCAATACGGAGAAGATGCCCCTTTCAACTAACTTACATAGTATTCATGAAAATGGCAAGGAAGAGGACATTGATAGTCCTGGGACAGCTACTTCTAAATTTGTTGAGCCTTTGCCTTTAATTAAAGCAGTTTCTTGTGATACCAGGGGATATGATAACTTCTCCAGGGACTTGGATGCTGTTCAGTCTACAGCTGTGAAATGCCTAGTTCCCTGTACTACTAGGAAAGAAGCTAGTGTGTCTACTTTTGTTGATGGCAATACTTCTATGGCGCTAAAGGATAGCAtggatattttatataaaacaattatttcttCCAATAAAGAATCCGCCAACAGAGCTAGTGAGGTATTTGATAAGTTATTGCCCAAAGATTGTTGCAAGATTGAGAAGATGGAGGCAAGCAGTGACACATGCACTCATACCTTCATCATGGAAAAATTTGCTGAGAAAAAGCGGTTTGCAAGATTTAAGGAGAGAGTTATTGCACTTAAGTTCAGAGCCTTGCATCACCTATGGAAAGAAGATATGCGCTTACTGTCTATCAGGAAATGCCGACCAAAatctcacaaaaaaaatgaactaagtGTGCGATCTACCTGTAATGGTATCCAGAAGAATCGATTGTCCATTCGATCACGTTTTCCCTTTCCTG CAGGAAATCAACTAAGCTTGGTTCCAACATCagagataattaattttacaagcAAACTGCTTTCAGAATCCCAAGTTAAAGTGCAGAGTAACACCCTGAAAATGCCGGCATTAATTTTGGATGAAAAAGAGAAGATGATTTCCAAGTTTGTATCCAGTAATGGGCTGGTTGAAGATCCCTTGGCTATTGAGAAAGAAAGGGCTATGATCAATCCTTGGACCCCAGAAGAGAGAGAAGTTTTCTTGGAGAAATTTGCTGCCTTTGGAAAAGATTTTCGGAAAATTGCTTCTTTTCTTGACCACAAGACAGCGGCTGACTGTGTTGAATTCTACTacaaaaatcataaatctgATTGTTTTGAGAAAATTAAGAAGCAAGATGGTTGTAAGCTTGGGAAGTCATATTCAGCAAAAACTGACTTGATTGCATCAG GTAACAAAAAATTGCGTACAGGAAGCTCACTTTTGGGTGGATATGGTAAAGTGAAGACATCAAGGGGTGAGGACTTCATAGAGAAATCAAGTAGTTTTGACATTCTTGGGGATGAAAGAGAAACTGCTGCTGCAGCTGATGTATTGGCTGGTATATGTGGTTCTCTTTCATCCGAGGCTATGAGTTCCTGCATAACAAGTTCAGTTGATCCTGTAGAAGGTAACAGGGATAGGAAGTTCCTGAAAGTAAACCCTTTATGCAAACCACCCATGACACCTGATGTTACTCAAGATGTTGATGATGAGACTTGCTCAGATGAGAGCTGTGGTGAAATGGATCCTACAGATTGGACTGATGATGAGAAGACTGCTTTTCTTCAGGCTGTATCATCCTTTGGGAAGGATTTTGCCAAGATAGCACGGTGTGTTGGGACAAGGTCCCAAGAACAGTGCAAAGTTTTCTTTAGCAAGGGCCGGAAATGCCTTGGATTAGATCTCATGCGCCCAATACCTGAGAATGTTGGATCCCCGGTTAATGATGATGCAAATGGGGGTGAGAGTGACACAGATGATGCATGTGTTGTTGAGACAGGCTCGGTGGTTGGAACTGATAAGTCAGGCACTAAAACAGATGAGGACCTGCCTTTGTATGGCACAAACACATACCATGATGAATCCCATCCTGTGGAAGCTAGGAACCTGTCAGCTGAATTAAATGAATCAAAGGAAATTATTGGGACAGAAGTAGATCTTGAAGATGCAAATGTCACTTCTGGTGCTTATCAAATCAATATTGATTCTGAACAGGGCTGTGATGGTAGTGAAGTTTTCTTGTGTGTTTCTAACAAGTCTGGATCTGTTGGTGAACAAGCAGGTATAATTATGTCAGATAGCACAGAAGTTGGAAAAGATAAAGCAAATAAATTGGGAGGTGCAGCTACAGAATTAATTTCTGCTCCAGATTCAAGTGAACCATGCGAGAGTAATTCTGTTGCTGAGGATAGAATGGTCGTTTCCGAGGTTTCTTCTGGTGGTCTTGGAAATGAATTGGAGAGGTATAGAGTGTCTGCTACCCTATGTGTTGATGATAGAGATAATAAATATGAAGCTGATTCAGGTGTTATAGTTGATTTGAAAAGCTCTGTGCATGATTTAAGCACTATGGTAAATTCTTCACTCTCATCTTTGGGCACTTCTTGTTCAGGATTGagtttttgttctgaaaataagCATGTGCCCCTTGGAAAGCCTCATGTCTCTGCATTGTCTATGGACGATCTTCTTGCAACTTCAAACTCATTGTTGCAAAATACAGTTGCTGTTGATGTTCAATGTGAGAAAACAGCTAGCCAAGATCAAATGTCCTCTACTTGTGATATTCAGGGAGGTAGAGATATGCACTGTCAGAATTCCATTAGCAATGCTGGCCATCAGCTCCCTATTACTGGGAATTTATCAGACCATGTTGATGCTGTTAGCATTCTCCAGGGATATCCCTTTCAAGTTCCTttgaagaaagaaatgaatGGCGATATGAATTGCAGCAGTTCAGCAACTGAATTGCCTTTTCTGCCCCATAAGATTGAACAGGATGATGATCATATCAAAACATTCCAGTCGTCAGATTCAGATAAAACATCCAGAAATGGTGATGTGAAACTGTTTGGGAAGATACTAACCAATCCTTCAACCACACAGAAACCTAATGTGGGTGCTAAAGGGAGTGAAGAAAATGGCACCCATCATCCTAAGTTAAGCAGCAAGTCTTCTAATCTGAAATTTACTGGCCATCATAGTGCTGAtggaaatttgaaaattttgaagtttGACCATAATGATTATGTTGGCCTTGAAAATGTTCTTGAAAATGTTCCCATGAGGAGTTATGGTTATTGGGATGGGAACCGAATACAGACTGGTCTCTCGACATTGCCTGATTCTGCCATCTTGCTAGCAAAGTATCCTGCTGCCTTCAGTAATTATCCCACATCTTCTGCCAAATTGGAGCAACCATCATTGCAGACATATTCCAAGAATAATGAACGGCTCCTGAATGGTGCACCCACTTTGACGACAACTAGAGACATCAATGGCAGCAATGCTGTGATTGATTATCAGGTGTTTAGAAGGGATGGTCCAAAAGTGCAACCATTTATGGTAGATGTCAAGCACTGCCAAGATGTATTCTCTGAGATGCAGAGAAGAAATGGATTCGAAGCAATCTCAAGTTTACAGCAGCAGAGCAGGGGAGTGATGGGAATGAATGGTGTTGGAAGACCGGGGATTCTTGTGGGAGGATCGTGCAGTGGGGTCTCAGATCCTGTGGCTGCAATCAAAATGCATTATTCCAATTCTGACAAGTATGGTGGTCAGACTGGGAGTATTGCAAGAGAGGATGAATCATGGGGAGGGAAAGGGGATTGA